A region from the Nonlabens sp. YIK11 genome encodes:
- a CDS encoding retropepsin-like aspartic protease, with protein MASIKKTLLEQGYIAHRLRIAKKSGHIVTKVSLNGYSGRFIIDTGASATCVDQLLYKEFQLTTEFMDKQIGTASGSLRPRISHNNTLELGDWSDEDTTVLSMDMSFVNSALKAEGMRSIQGLLGADFLIASKAVIDYRGKWIFLKL; from the coding sequence ATGGCATCGATCAAGAAAACACTTTTGGAACAAGGATATATCGCACACCGGTTGCGCATAGCAAAAAAGAGTGGACATATTGTGACCAAAGTATCGCTCAACGGCTACTCAGGTAGATTCATCATCGACACCGGTGCAAGTGCTACCTGTGTGGATCAACTGCTTTATAAGGAGTTCCAATTGACGACAGAGTTTATGGATAAGCAAATAGGTACAGCTAGCGGTTCTTTGCGGCCTCGTATCTCTCACAACAATACCTTAGAATTGGGCGACTGGAGTGATGAGGACACCACCGTACTTTCCATGGACATGAGCTTTGTGAACAGCGCACTCAAAGCCGAAGGCATGAGATCGATTCAAGGTTTACTGGGAGCAGATTTTCTCATTGCCAGCAAAGCGGTTATCGATTATCGCGGCAAATGGATCTTCCTTAAATTATAG
- a CDS encoding DUF6252 family protein has protein sequence MRATYLLLWITLGLFISCEENLDKDNVPALQASRNGEFFGSDQVSVTNNADGTVTIAGENPLERLRFVLTSSNPGVYPLGQGSPNEAIYTFNNQQQFSTRTGQSNGTVVLSANSPEGTVSGDFSFVSYTPNAQDTLTMRKGVIYQVPFGTEVGSDIVNTVRAMINGTALNPTTVATNAGSGIVIVNANNSNTTLLLSFPQNVTVGSYDITATGNYRASVTNNGTTADAIDGTLDITIVNAARRQYSGIFSFVTGPPSNVTVTQGSFTVTL, from the coding sequence ATGAGAGCGACATACCTATTATTATGGATCACTTTGGGTCTATTCATATCTTGCGAGGAGAATCTGGATAAGGATAATGTCCCGGCACTACAGGCTTCCCGCAATGGAGAATTCTTTGGAAGTGATCAGGTAAGTGTGACGAATAATGCAGATGGTACTGTTACTATCGCTGGTGAGAATCCGTTGGAGAGGCTGCGTTTTGTTTTGACATCTTCCAATCCTGGAGTGTATCCTTTAGGTCAAGGATCTCCTAACGAAGCGATTTACACTTTTAACAACCAGCAACAATTCAGCACTCGTACAGGTCAGAGTAATGGTACTGTGGTTTTATCTGCTAACAGCCCAGAAGGAACCGTGAGCGGTGATTTTAGCTTTGTTAGTTATACGCCTAATGCTCAAGATACCTTAACCATGCGTAAAGGTGTCATTTATCAGGTGCCTTTTGGTACTGAGGTAGGTTCTGATATTGTCAATACCGTTCGCGCCATGATCAATGGAACGGCGCTTAACCCGACAACAGTAGCAACTAATGCGGGATCTGGAATTGTGATTGTAAATGCCAATAATTCCAACACAACCCTTCTTTTGAGCTTTCCTCAAAACGTTACCGTGGGAAGTTATGACATAACAGCCACAGGAAACTACAGGGCAAGCGTCACTAATAATGGTACCACGGCAGATGCCATTGACGGCACATTAGACATTACCATTGTGAATGCTGCCAGACGACAGTATAGTGGGATTTTTAGTTTTGTAACTGGACCGCCATCAAACGTCACCGTGACCCAAGGCTCATTTACCGTGACCCTATAA
- a CDS encoding 30S ribosomal protein S16 — protein sequence MPVKIRLQRHGKKGKPFFWIVAADARSKRDGKYLDKIGTYNPNTNPATINLDVDGAVKWLENGAQPTDTARAILGYKGVLLKRHLKGGVKKGAFTEEQMEEKFNAWMEEKEAKIAAKASGLSKDEEKKAAEALAAEKAVNEARIAANAPEPEAVEEPATEEAPAAEADASKEEE from the coding sequence ATGCCTGTAAAAATCAGACTTCAAAGACACGGTAAAAAAGGAAAGCCATTTTTCTGGATTGTTGCTGCAGATGCACGTTCAAAAAGAGATGGTAAATATCTTGATAAGATAGGAACCTACAATCCTAACACTAACCCAGCTACAATCAACCTTGATGTAGATGGTGCTGTAAAATGGTTGGAAAATGGTGCACAGCCTACTGATACTGCTCGTGCAATACTAGGATACAAAGGTGTGTTGTTGAAGAGACACTTAAAAGGTGGTGTGAAGAAAGGCGCTTTCACTGAAGAGCAGATGGAAGAGAAATTCAACGCATGGATGGAAGAGAAAGAAGCTAAGATTGCTGCAAAAGCATCTGGTCTTTCTAAAGATGAAGAGAAAAAAGCTGCTGAGGCACTTGCTGCAGAAAAAGCAGTAAATGAAGCTCGTATCGCTGCTAACGCTCCAGAGCCAGAAGCTGTTGAAGAGCCTGCTACTGAAGAAGCTCCTGCTGCAGAAGCTGATGCTTCTAAAGAAGAGGAATAA
- the rimM gene encoding ribosome maturation factor RimM (Essential for efficient processing of 16S rRNA) → MRKEDCFYVGTIVNKFSFKGELLVKLDTDEPELFLEMESVFIEIGKNLVPFFIERSQLHKSLLLRVKFEDVDDEPMADSLMKRELYLPLTVLPKLEGTQFYFHEVIGFEIIDTEYGTVGTITGVNDTTSQALFEVDHDGDEVLIPINDEFIEKVDRENKTITVNTPEGLIDLYIS, encoded by the coding sequence ATGCGTAAAGAAGATTGTTTCTACGTAGGCACTATTGTCAATAAATTTAGTTTTAAAGGCGAACTCCTAGTCAAGCTTGACACAGATGAGCCAGAACTTTTTCTAGAAATGGAATCAGTTTTTATCGAGATCGGTAAAAACTTGGTTCCATTTTTTATTGAACGCAGTCAATTACACAAATCCTTATTGTTACGGGTCAAGTTTGAAGATGTCGACGATGAACCCATGGCAGACAGTCTCATGAAAAGAGAACTGTATCTACCATTGACGGTTCTGCCTAAATTAGAAGGGACTCAATTCTATTTTCACGAGGTGATAGGTTTTGAAATCATCGACACAGAGTATGGAACTGTTGGCACCATCACCGGTGTGAACGACACCACTTCACAAGCTTTGTTTGAAGTTGACCATGATGGTGACGAGGTTCTTATTCCTATCAACGATGAGTTTATTGAAAAAGTAGATCGTGAGAATAAAACCATCACCGTTAATACTCCAGAAGGTTTGATTGACCTTTACATCTCCTAA
- a CDS encoding tRNA1(Val) (adenine(37)-N6)-methyltransferase has translation MSVFKFKQFEVAQDQCAQKIGTDAILLGAWADPKEQPFSILDIGTGTGVIALIMAQRFSSAQVDAIEIDDAAFEQATFNFENSLYGDRLFCYHASFQEFYHEVEERYDLIISNPPFFDGNLERDDQIVDQKRQQARFDDALPFEELVYGVYQLLENDGTFACIIPSDREEAFLKITDHFQLVPVRKTYVKGTADAPVKRVLIEFRFRACLPVRQESEKTTSNLPTVISHLIIEKSRHDYTDDYVNLTKDFYLKM, from the coding sequence ATGAGCGTTTTTAAATTCAAACAATTTGAAGTAGCTCAAGATCAATGTGCGCAAAAAATTGGAACTGATGCTATATTGTTAGGCGCTTGGGCAGATCCGAAAGAGCAGCCTTTTTCTATACTTGATATAGGCACTGGTACTGGTGTAATTGCTTTGATCATGGCGCAGCGATTCTCCAGCGCTCAAGTCGATGCGATAGAGATTGACGATGCTGCCTTTGAGCAAGCGACCTTTAATTTTGAGAACAGCCTTTATGGCGATCGGTTGTTTTGTTATCACGCTTCTTTTCAGGAGTTCTATCACGAGGTTGAGGAACGTTATGATCTCATCATTTCAAATCCACCATTTTTTGATGGTAATCTAGAGCGTGACGACCAGATCGTGGATCAAAAACGCCAGCAGGCCAGGTTTGACGACGCCTTGCCCTTTGAGGAATTGGTGTATGGTGTTTATCAACTACTGGAAAATGATGGGACTTTTGCCTGCATCATTCCGTCAGATCGTGAAGAAGCCTTCCTTAAAATCACAGATCATTTTCAGCTTGTGCCAGTTCGCAAGACTTATGTGAAAGGTACGGCAGATGCTCCTGTCAAGAGAGTTTTGATAGAATTTCGCTTTCGCGCCTGCCTGCCGGTCAGGCAGGAAAGCGAAAAAACCACCAGCAACCTGCCAACCGTGATAAGTCATCTCATTATTGAGAAATCCCGCCATGACTATACCGATGACTACGTGAATCTTACCAAAGATTTTTACCTGAAAATGTAG
- a CDS encoding acyl-CoA dehydrogenase family protein, which produces MRPDLFEAPDYYQLDDLLTEEHKMIRDAARTWVKRDVSPIIEQAAQDAKFPQSIIPGLASIGAFGPYIPEEYGGPGLDQISYGLIMQELERGDSGVRSTASVQSSLVMYPIWKYGSEEQKQKFLPKLASGEFMGSFGLTEPDHGSDPGSMVTRFKDAGDHVILNGAKLWISNSPFCDVAVVWAKDENNRIHGVIVERGMEGFTTPETHNKWSLRASATGELIFQDVKVPKANILPGRSGLGAPLSCLDSARFGIAWGAIGAAMDCYDTALRYAKERKQFGKPIAGFQLQQKKLAEMITEITKAQLLAWRLGVLREEGKATSAQISMAKRNNVEIAINIAREARQILGGMGITGEYSIMRHSMNLESVITYEGTHDIHLLITGLDITGENAFN; this is translated from the coding sequence ATGAGACCAGATTTATTTGAAGCACCGGATTATTATCAGTTAGACGATTTATTGACTGAGGAACACAAGATGATACGCGATGCGGCGCGCACATGGGTAAAACGTGATGTATCACCTATCATCGAGCAGGCTGCCCAAGATGCCAAATTTCCTCAAAGCATCATTCCTGGATTGGCTTCCATAGGCGCTTTTGGCCCATATATTCCAGAAGAATATGGCGGTCCTGGACTGGATCAGATCTCATATGGATTGATCATGCAGGAACTGGAGCGTGGCGATAGCGGTGTAAGATCTACAGCATCCGTACAGTCATCACTAGTGATGTATCCTATCTGGAAATATGGTAGTGAGGAGCAAAAACAAAAATTCCTACCCAAACTTGCCAGCGGTGAGTTTATGGGATCCTTCGGTCTGACCGAACCTGATCACGGTTCTGACCCTGGCAGTATGGTGACCCGATTCAAAGACGCTGGAGATCACGTGATCCTCAATGGTGCTAAACTATGGATCTCTAACAGTCCGTTTTGCGATGTGGCCGTAGTCTGGGCAAAAGATGAAAACAATCGCATTCATGGTGTGATCGTGGAACGTGGTATGGAAGGATTTACCACGCCAGAAACCCATAACAAATGGTCGCTGCGTGCCAGCGCCACTGGTGAGTTGATCTTTCAAGATGTCAAGGTTCCCAAGGCTAATATTTTACCAGGCCGCAGCGGTTTAGGCGCTCCATTGAGCTGTCTGGACAGTGCTCGTTTTGGCATTGCATGGGGCGCGATCGGTGCTGCGATGGACTGCTATGACACCGCATTGAGATATGCCAAGGAACGCAAACAATTTGGAAAACCTATCGCAGGATTCCAATTGCAACAAAAGAAACTCGCAGAAATGATCACAGAGATTACCAAAGCCCAACTACTCGCATGGCGATTAGGTGTCCTGCGTGAAGAAGGAAAAGCCACCAGCGCACAAATCTCCATGGCCAAAAGAAACAATGTCGAGATCGCCATCAATATTGCTCGTGAAGCCCGACAGATTTTGGGCGGTATGGGAATTACCGGCGAGTATAGCATCATGCGCCACAGCATGAATCTAGAAAGTGTGATCACTTATGAAGGCACGCACGATATACATTTGCTTATAACAGGATTGGACATTACGGGTGAGAATGCGTTCAACTAG
- a CDS encoding DUF3050 domain-containing protein, which translates to MKMLNEAISLSRKRLLQHPLYTAINTTSHLQTFMKSHVYAVWDFMSLLKALQQQLTCTTLPWRPVGDTQLRYLINEIVLAEETDEDMNGHRLSHYEMYLDAMQAAGITTEKVENQISNWKSVDQVLEVTATDELPAHVSQFLNNTFTVIKRGKAHEIAAAFTYGREDLIPEMFTEIIAGLEKSEVAIDLSKIKYYFDRHIELDGDEHGPMAHKMVALLCGDDETKWKEATTVSQQALESRYELFSGILERLDQ; encoded by the coding sequence ATGAAAATGTTGAATGAGGCTATCTCGCTTTCGCGAAAGCGATTATTACAACATCCGCTTTACACCGCGATAAATACCACTTCTCATTTACAGACTTTTATGAAGTCTCATGTTTACGCGGTATGGGATTTCATGTCGTTGTTAAAGGCGCTCCAGCAACAACTGACGTGTACGACCTTGCCATGGCGTCCTGTCGGCGACACCCAATTGCGATATCTAATCAATGAGATAGTACTCGCCGAAGAAACCGATGAAGACATGAATGGCCACCGATTGAGCCATTATGAAATGTATCTAGATGCCATGCAGGCGGCCGGCATCACTACCGAAAAGGTAGAAAACCAAATCTCCAACTGGAAGTCGGTCGATCAAGTTCTTGAGGTTACGGCAACAGATGAGCTACCAGCACATGTGAGCCAATTTTTAAACAACACTTTTACCGTCATCAAACGAGGCAAGGCGCACGAGATCGCTGCCGCTTTTACCTACGGTCGCGAGGATCTTATACCAGAAATGTTTACTGAAATTATTGCAGGCCTAGAAAAATCTGAGGTCGCTATTGATCTCTCAAAAATCAAATACTACTTTGACCGTCACATAGAATTGGACGGTGATGAACATGGGCCTATGGCACACAAGATGGTCGCTTTACTTTGTGGTGATGATGAAACCAAATGGAAAGAAGCCACGACCGTGAGCCAGCAAGCTTTGGAAAGTCGTTATGAGTTATTCAGTGGTATTTTAGAGCGTCTGGATCAGTAA
- a CDS encoding NifU family protein yields MNATQLKAAVEAGLEEIRPFLQRDGGDIELVSITDGVDVKVRLLGTCVGCHVNQMTLKSGVELTIKKHAPQIQTVVDVSNMVEKEDYRDNLDVEN; encoded by the coding sequence ATGAACGCAACTCAATTAAAAGCAGCTGTCGAGGCAGGACTTGAAGAAATACGACCTTTTCTACAAAGAGATGGTGGCGATATAGAACTGGTCAGCATTACTGATGGCGTTGATGTAAAAGTGCGCCTGCTGGGTACTTGCGTGGGATGTCACGTCAATCAAATGACACTCAAGTCTGGTGTCGAGCTTACCATCAAGAAACACGCACCACAGATACAAACTGTGGTGGACGTTTCAAATATGGTAGAAAAGGAAGATTATCGCGATAATCTAGATGTGGAAAACTAG
- a CDS encoding Mrp/NBP35 family ATP-binding protein yields the protein MKIEKSAVLKALETISVPGEGQNMVESGAVKNVLVFGDEVIVDITITNPALQAKKKTESSIQQVIKEKTTDKAQVKVNLKVEAPVKANNAPEIKGKPIAGIDNIIAIASGKGGVGKSTVTANLAVTLSKMGFKVGLLDADIYGPSATIMFDVVNERPLSVNVDGKSKMKPVESYGVKILSIGFFTKLDQAVVWRGPMASKALNQMIFDADWGKLDFLLVDLPPGTGDIHLSIMQALPLTGAVVVSTPQNVALADARKGVAMFQQESINVPVLGIIENMAYFTPPELPENKYHIFGKDGARHLAEDLDIPFLGELPLIQSIREAGDVGRPAAMQDGTVIEKSFIDITRNVVTETVRRNDQMPPTEAVKITTMAGCSPVNKK from the coding sequence ATGAAGATAGAAAAAAGCGCAGTCCTTAAAGCTCTGGAAACCATAAGTGTTCCCGGCGAAGGTCAGAATATGGTAGAGAGTGGTGCGGTTAAAAACGTACTGGTTTTTGGCGATGAGGTTATCGTGGATATTACCATTACAAACCCTGCATTGCAGGCCAAAAAGAAAACCGAAAGCTCCATCCAGCAGGTCATCAAAGAAAAGACTACAGACAAGGCTCAGGTAAAAGTGAACCTCAAGGTAGAAGCTCCTGTTAAGGCAAACAATGCTCCAGAAATCAAGGGAAAACCCATTGCGGGAATTGACAACATCATTGCGATAGCCTCAGGAAAAGGTGGCGTTGGTAAATCGACAGTAACCGCAAATCTTGCCGTGACCCTTTCTAAAATGGGCTTTAAAGTAGGCCTACTGGATGCAGATATTTACGGTCCATCAGCTACCATTATGTTTGATGTGGTCAACGAGAGACCACTGTCTGTCAACGTTGATGGCAAGTCAAAAATGAAACCTGTAGAAAGCTATGGCGTCAAGATTTTGAGTATAGGCTTTTTTACAAAGCTGGATCAGGCCGTCGTATGGCGTGGACCTATGGCGTCTAAAGCGTTGAACCAGATGATCTTTGATGCTGACTGGGGAAAATTGGACTTTTTGCTGGTAGACTTGCCACCAGGAACCGGTGATATCCACTTGAGTATCATGCAGGCTTTACCGCTAACTGGAGCCGTGGTAGTCAGTACACCGCAAAATGTGGCACTAGCAGATGCCCGCAAAGGTGTCGCCATGTTCCAGCAGGAAAGTATCAATGTGCCTGTTCTGGGAATTATTGAAAATATGGCATATTTCACACCACCGGAACTGCCAGAAAATAAATATCATATTTTTGGGAAGGACGGCGCGAGACATCTTGCCGAAGATCTGGACATTCCTTTTCTAGGTGAATTGCCGCTTATCCAAAGCATACGTGAAGCAGGTGATGTAGGCCGACCAGCAGCCATGCAGGATGGAACCGTGATAGAAAAATCCTTTATAGATATCACCAGGAATGTGGTAACTGAAACTGTACGTCGCAATGATCAAATGCCTCCAACTGAAGCCGTAAAGATCACCACCATGGCTGGATGCAGTCCCGTTAATAAAAAATAG
- a CDS encoding CBS domain-containing protein has product MGIKSFMGRRSEVKEDKREAIRVKDYMKRKLITFSVDQSINEVMEIILKQRITGGPVTDDNGNLIGIISDTDLMQVIGDSRYHNMPVGDRTVGDLMSTQVATIDAEADIFDAAGRFLKSGHRRFPVTENGKLIGQISRMDVIIAATNLKKNHWR; this is encoded by the coding sequence ATGGGTATCAAGAGTTTTATGGGCCGCAGGTCTGAAGTCAAAGAAGATAAAAGGGAAGCGATACGTGTCAAGGATTACATGAAACGCAAACTGATTACCTTTTCTGTTGACCAAAGCATCAACGAGGTGATGGAGATCATTCTCAAACAACGCATCACTGGTGGACCGGTGACTGACGATAACGGCAACCTTATAGGAATCATTAGTGATACAGACCTCATGCAGGTCATAGGCGATAGTCGTTACCACAATATGCCTGTAGGCGATCGTACCGTAGGTGATCTCATGAGCACTCAAGTAGCTACCATAGATGCCGAGGCTGATATTTTTGATGCCGCTGGCAGATTTCTTAAATCTGGGCACCGCCGTTTTCCCGTTACCGAAAATGGAAAATTGATAGGTCAAATCTCTAGGATGGACGTGATTATCGCCGCCACAAACCTAAAGAAGAACCACTGGAGATAA
- a CDS encoding GreA/GreB family elongation factor, which yields MSRGFVKEGDQEEPVVIPPRAILPDGVINYVTPYGHQQLLNELDELENELGTLSNENETDLRRSQTLIHGKIKLLKERIASARILKPEDQAQDEVRFGATVKFKNTSANAVQTIHITGVDEADVSQGKIAFTTPIARALAGAQEGQEVDFKLGNEVRKLKVLEINY from the coding sequence ATGAGCCGCGGATTTGTAAAAGAAGGTGATCAGGAAGAGCCAGTAGTAATCCCGCCAAGAGCGATTTTACCAGATGGCGTCATTAACTATGTTACACCTTATGGACATCAACAGCTTTTAAATGAGTTGGATGAATTGGAAAATGAATTGGGCACTTTATCCAATGAAAATGAAACCGACCTACGCAGGTCTCAAACTTTGATTCACGGCAAGATCAAATTGCTCAAAGAACGTATCGCCAGCGCTAGGATTTTAAAACCAGAAGATCAGGCACAGGACGAAGTACGTTTTGGAGCCACCGTAAAATTCAAAAACACATCTGCAAATGCTGTTCAAACCATTCATATTACAGGTGTGGACGAGGCAGATGTTTCCCAAGGCAAAATTGCATTTACCACACCTATCGCACGCGCGCTAGCTGGTGCTCAAGAAGGCCAAGAAGTGGATTTCAAACTAGGCAATGAAGTTCGTAAACTAAAAGTCCTGGAAATTAACTATTAG
- a CDS encoding DUF2237 family protein: protein MDQKKNILGEPLMACCTDPMTGFYRDGYCRTSNADTGTHVVCAIMTAEFLEYTKAQGNDLSTPIPAYQFPGLVPGDKWCLCISRWLEAEKAGVAPLVDLNATDQKALEYTDINVLKTYAE from the coding sequence ATGGACCAAAAGAAAAACATTCTAGGAGAACCTCTTATGGCCTGTTGTACAGATCCCATGACAGGATTCTATCGCGATGGTTATTGTAGAACTTCAAATGCAGATACAGGAACTCATGTCGTCTGCGCAATCATGACGGCAGAATTCCTGGAGTACACCAAAGCTCAAGGCAACGATCTATCCACGCCTATTCCGGCTTATCAATTTCCTGGACTCGTGCCTGGTGATAAGTGGTGCTTGTGTATAAGCCGCTGGCTAGAGGCAGAAAAAGCTGGCGTAGCACCATTGGTAGATTTAAACGCAACAGATCAAAAAGCACTAGAATACACAGACATCAACGTCTTGAAAACCTATGCAGAATGA
- the trxA gene encoding thioredoxin, producing the protein MAKFSEIIADDVPVLVDFYATWCGPCQTMMPVLEQLKKDLGENVKIIKVDVDKNQPLAAQFNVRGVPAFMIFKNGKQVWRGSGVQPISELKHQIQKA; encoded by the coding sequence ATGGCAAAATTCAGCGAAATAATTGCAGATGACGTTCCTGTTCTCGTGGACTTTTATGCGACCTGGTGTGGACCATGTCAAACCATGATGCCAGTGCTGGAGCAATTAAAAAAAGACCTAGGTGAGAATGTCAAAATCATTAAGGTTGATGTAGATAAAAACCAGCCGCTTGCCGCTCAATTTAACGTGCGTGGTGTTCCAGCTTTTATGATCTTCAAAAATGGAAAGCAAGTCTGGCGTGGTAGTGGCGTACAACCCATTAGCGAGTTAAAGCATCAAATACAAAAGGCATAA
- the uvrC gene encoding excinuclease ABC subunit UvrC: MEVPPLEVQIKTLPLSPGVYLYFDKTDRLLYVGKAKKLKKRVSSYFTKSHDSYRIRTMVKKIARIEHIVVQTETDALLLENSLIKSRSPKYNIMLRDDKTYPWLCIKNERFPRIFLTRKMIKDGSEYYGPYTSVRTVRTLLELVKSLYPIRTCKYDLQEEKIQAGKYKLCLEYHIGNCKGPCVGLQNEAAYNRNIEAIRNIVKGDFKDAVNHFHNSMKEHAENMEFEDAQRIKDKLDILTRYQTKSTVVNPNISNVDIFTIVSDEAAGYVNYIQINHGSITRSHTMELKKQLDETDKELLELAIVELRTRFDSQSTEVYTQFPVDLGDLIKVTVPKLGDKKRVVELSERNAKFFRQEQFKTIKIVDPDRHVNRLMAQMKADLRLDEEPRHMECFDNSNIQGTNPVAACVVFKNGKPSKSDYRHFNIKTVDGPDDFASMEEVVYRRYRRLLEEDEPLPQLVIVDGGKGQLSSGVTALERLGLRGKVPIIGIAKRLEELFYPNDPVPLYLDKRSETLKVIQQMRNEAHRFGINHHRNKRSKQAIETELDGIPGIGEKTTVELLRHFRSVKRVKEATKQELESVVGTSRAQKIIDFYSEEE, translated from the coding sequence ATGGAAGTACCGCCGTTAGAGGTTCAAATAAAAACCTTACCCTTATCGCCAGGAGTCTATCTGTATTTTGACAAGACAGATCGATTGCTTTATGTAGGTAAGGCAAAAAAACTCAAAAAAAGGGTTTCCTCTTATTTTACTAAAAGTCATGACAGCTATCGCATCAGGACGATGGTCAAAAAAATAGCACGCATCGAGCACATCGTCGTCCAGACAGAAACGGATGCGCTCCTTCTAGAAAACAGTCTTATCAAATCCAGATCGCCTAAGTATAACATCATGCTTAGAGATGACAAGACCTATCCATGGCTGTGTATTAAAAACGAACGTTTTCCTAGAATTTTCTTGACCCGCAAGATGATCAAGGATGGCAGCGAATATTACGGCCCATATACCAGCGTACGTACCGTGCGTACATTATTGGAATTGGTAAAGAGTCTTTATCCCATTCGCACATGCAAATACGACTTACAAGAAGAAAAGATTCAGGCCGGCAAATACAAGCTGTGTCTAGAATATCACATAGGCAATTGCAAAGGTCCTTGCGTAGGGCTGCAAAATGAAGCGGCCTACAATCGTAACATAGAGGCGATACGCAACATTGTGAAAGGTGATTTTAAGGATGCGGTGAACCACTTTCACAACTCTATGAAAGAGCATGCAGAAAATATGGAGTTTGAAGATGCCCAACGCATCAAGGATAAACTGGATATACTGACTCGATACCAGACGAAATCAACGGTCGTCAACCCTAACATTTCCAACGTGGATATTTTTACCATCGTTAGTGACGAGGCTGCCGGTTATGTCAATTACATCCAGATCAATCACGGTTCCATTACGCGATCGCACACTATGGAACTCAAAAAACAATTGGACGAGACCGACAAGGAGCTTTTAGAGCTTGCCATTGTAGAATTAAGAACCCGATTTGATTCCCAAAGCACCGAAGTATATACCCAGTTTCCAGTAGATCTTGGTGATTTGATAAAAGTGACCGTACCTAAACTGGGCGATAAAAAACGTGTGGTAGAATTATCAGAGCGCAATGCAAAATTCTTCCGTCAGGAGCAGTTCAAAACCATCAAAATTGTGGATCCAGATCGTCATGTCAACCGACTCATGGCACAAATGAAGGCCGATTTGCGTCTGGATGAGGAGCCACGACACATGGAGTGTTTTGACAACTCCAATATACAAGGTACAAATCCTGTCGCTGCCTGCGTGGTTTTCAAAAACGGAAAGCCCAGCAAGAGCGACTACCGTCATTTCAACATCAAAACCGTCGATGGGCCAGATGATTTTGCCAGTATGGAAGAAGTCGTCTATCGCCGTTATCGCAGGTTACTGGAAGAAGATGAACCTCTACCACAATTAGTTATTGTAGATGGTGGTAAAGGACAACTGTCCAGTGGCGTGACCGCCTTGGAACGACTGGGCTTGAGAGGAAAGGTGCCTATTATAGGTATTGCAAAACGCCTGGAAGAACTGTTTTATCCCAACGATCCCGTACCTTTATATCTGGACAAACGCTCTGAAACATTGAAAGTTATCCAGCAAATGCGTAACGAGGCGCACCGTTTTGGTATCAATCACCACAGGAACAAACGCAGCAAGCAGGCCATCGAGACAGAACTGGACGGGATTCCAGGAATAGGTGAGAAAACCACGGTAGAATTGTTGAGACACTTTAGGTCTGTCAAACGCGTTAAGGAAGCTACTAAACAAGAACTGGAGTCTGTAGTGGGAACCAGCAGGGCACAAAAAATAATTGACTTCTATAGTGAAGAAGAGTAG